The following coding sequences lie in one Arachis hypogaea cultivar Tifrunner chromosome 4, arahy.Tifrunner.gnm2.J5K5, whole genome shotgun sequence genomic window:
- the LOC112797129 gene encoding pentatricopeptide repeat-containing protein At2g38420, mitochondrial isoform X1 has protein sequence MVRNHLSKRANKYLRKFRKWPHSPYKTSWHHNFAEEQAMETLKRATLELGSNNNHPFLLSTLIDSFKSYSCDPTPKAYFFLIKTLTQHSHFQDIPPVLDHIENMESFETPEFMLMHLIGFYCHVGMVQYALDLFYRIPRFRCTPTVRSLNLLLSLLCRRPKWIGMVPNVLLKSQHMSVRFEESTFRVLIKALCGMKMVGYAVKMMKIMIDDGFSLDAEICSSIISSMCKQSDLTVTDALVVWGDMKKLGFSPGVMDYTNLMRFLVKEGKVMDAFEILNQMKKDGIKPDSVCYTIVMNGTVKEGDYVKLDELFEEMLVLGIIPDVYTYNVYINGLCKQNNLDDALKIVASMEDLGCEPNVVTYNTLLGALFMADDLSKVRGLVKEMRMKGIEMNLHTYRIILDGFVGKDEIQEACVLLEEMLEKCFYPRSSAFDDIIVQMCRKGLITEALELMKKNAAKNFIPGARAWEALLNSTSELSYSQASFSGLLRTQ, from the coding sequence ATGGTGAGAAACCATTTATCCAAGCGTGCAAACAAGTACCTCAGAAAGTTCAGAAAATGGCCACATTCTCCTTACAAAACTTCATGGCACCACAATTTTGCTGAAGAACAAGCCATGGAAACCCTCAAAAGAGCAACACTTGAATTGGGTTCCAACAACAACCACCCATTTCTTCTTTCTACCCTTATTGACTCTTTCAAGTCTTATAGCTGTGACCCAACGCCAAAAGCTTACTTTTTTCTCATCAAAACCTTAACACAACACTCCCATTTTCAAGATATTCCACCTGTTCTTGACCACATTGAGAACATGGAGAGTTTTGAAACACCCGAATTTATGTTAATGCACCTTATTGGATTCTATTGTCATGTTGGTATGGTCCAATATGCTCTTGATTTGTTTTACAGGATCCCAAGGTTCAGGTGCACACCAACTGTTCGATCATTGAACCTGTTGCTTTCATTGCTCTGTAGGAGGCCCAAGTGGATTGGGATGGTGCCGAATGTACTGCTGAAGAGCCAGCACATGAGCGTTCGCTTCGAGGAATCCACGTTTCGGGTTTTGATTAAGGCACTGTGTGGGATGAAGATGGTGGGTTATGCTGTTAAGATGATGAAAATTATGATTGATGATGGGTTTAGTTTGGATGCGGAGATATGTTCTTCGATAATATCTTCAATGTGCAAACAAAGCGATTTGACTGTCACAGATGCTTTGGTTGTTTGGGGTGATATGAAGAAACTAGGATTTTCACCTGGTGTAATGGATTATACAAATTTGATGAGGTTCTTGGTGAAGGAAGGGAAGGTTATGGATGCTTTTGAGATTCTGAATCAGATGAAAAAAGATGGAATCAAGCCGGACAGTGTTTGTTACACCATTGTTATGAATGGAACTGTAAAAGAAGGTGATTATGTGAAGCTAGATGAACTCTTTGAAGAAATGCTGGTACTGGGGATAATCCCTGATGTTTATACTTATAATGTGTATATAAATGGTTTATGTAAGCAGAATAATTTAGACGACGCACTTAAGATTGTTGCTTCTATGGAAGACTTAGGTTGCGAACCAAATGTTGTTACTTACAATACTTTATTGGGTGCATTATTTATGGCTGATGATTTAAGTAAGGTTAGAGGATTAGtgaaagagatgagaatgaaggGTATTGAGATGAACTTGCATACATATAGGATCATTCTTGATGGTTTTGTTGGTAAAGATGAGATTCAAGAAGCTTGTGTTTTGCTTGAGGAAATGTTGGAGAAGTGTTTTTATCCAAGATCTTCTGCATTTGATGATATCATAGTTCAGATGTGCCGAAAGGGTTTGATTACTGAAGCACTTGAACTGATGAAGAAAAATGCTGCAAAAAATTTTATTCCTGGTGCTAGAGCTTGGGAAGCATTGCTTAATTCAACTTCTGAACTTTCATATTCACAAGCATCATTTTCTGGCTTGTTGAGAACGCAATAA
- the LOC112797129 gene encoding uncharacterized protein isoform X2: MVPNVLLKSQHMSVRFEESTFRVLIKALCGMKMVGYAVKMMKIMIDDGFSLDAEICSSIISSMCKQSDLTVTDALVVWGDMKKLGFSPGVMDYTNLMRFLVKEGKVMDAFEILNQMKKDGIKPDSVCYTIVMNGTVKEGDYVKLDELFEEMLVLGIIPDVYTYNVYINGLCKQNNLDDALKIVASMEDLGCEPNVVTYNTLLGALFMADDLSKVRGLVKEMRMKGIEMNLHTYRIILDGFVGKDEIQEACVLLEEMLEKCFYPRSSAFDDIIVQMCRKGLITEALELMKKNAAKNFIPGARAWEALLNSTSELSYSQASFSGLLRTQ; the protein is encoded by the coding sequence ATGGTGCCGAATGTACTGCTGAAGAGCCAGCACATGAGCGTTCGCTTCGAGGAATCCACGTTTCGGGTTTTGATTAAGGCACTGTGTGGGATGAAGATGGTGGGTTATGCTGTTAAGATGATGAAAATTATGATTGATGATGGGTTTAGTTTGGATGCGGAGATATGTTCTTCGATAATATCTTCAATGTGCAAACAAAGCGATTTGACTGTCACAGATGCTTTGGTTGTTTGGGGTGATATGAAGAAACTAGGATTTTCACCTGGTGTAATGGATTATACAAATTTGATGAGGTTCTTGGTGAAGGAAGGGAAGGTTATGGATGCTTTTGAGATTCTGAATCAGATGAAAAAAGATGGAATCAAGCCGGACAGTGTTTGTTACACCATTGTTATGAATGGAACTGTAAAAGAAGGTGATTATGTGAAGCTAGATGAACTCTTTGAAGAAATGCTGGTACTGGGGATAATCCCTGATGTTTATACTTATAATGTGTATATAAATGGTTTATGTAAGCAGAATAATTTAGACGACGCACTTAAGATTGTTGCTTCTATGGAAGACTTAGGTTGCGAACCAAATGTTGTTACTTACAATACTTTATTGGGTGCATTATTTATGGCTGATGATTTAAGTAAGGTTAGAGGATTAGtgaaagagatgagaatgaaggGTATTGAGATGAACTTGCATACATATAGGATCATTCTTGATGGTTTTGTTGGTAAAGATGAGATTCAAGAAGCTTGTGTTTTGCTTGAGGAAATGTTGGAGAAGTGTTTTTATCCAAGATCTTCTGCATTTGATGATATCATAGTTCAGATGTGCCGAAAGGGTTTGATTACTGAAGCACTTGAACTGATGAAGAAAAATGCTGCAAAAAATTTTATTCCTGGTGCTAGAGCTTGGGAAGCATTGCTTAATTCAACTTCTGAACTTTCATATTCACAAGCATCATTTTCTGGCTTGTTGAGAACGCAATAA